Part of the Chthoniobacterales bacterium genome is shown below.
GAGTTGCTGAGGGCAAGAGACTAAAATTCCGTGCTCCCATCGCCAAGGAAATTTTAGGAAAACAGCCGTTTTTATTTCAGCCTGAAGGCTGAATTCACCTTGACGCAGACCGTGGAAAATGCGCGCCGAATAACCTGTCATCGACCTCGGGTTATGGAACGCCCTCAGTTTGCAGCGCTTGCGTTCCGAATGTGATCCTCCGCCGCCCAAACCTGCTTTTCCGGCGTTCGAAATAAGATGGCGACTACAAATGTAACCACCGTTCCGAAAAGAATTCGCCAGGGAAATTCGATCTCAATAAATGGCCAGAGAGTTTTCCCGCTTGCCGTCGAGGGCAGCAGTCCGAGCAAAATCCCAATCGTGATGTGCAAGCCGCTCAAGAGCGCGGTGACGATAAACCCCGCGAGCATCGCCAGCACATTTCCCGTGTTGGAACCGCGGCGCTTGCTCAACATGCCGACCAGGAAAACGCCCAGCAACGATCCGTAAGTGTAGCCAAAAATCCCCAGCACAATCGGGATAATCCGCAGATGCAGCACGATTCGTCCGTAGGCAGTAAGGCCGCCGACTACGATCAGCAGCACCGAAAACACCACCGTGGACCAGCGCGCCGCCCGGACGATTTGAGCCGAAGTCGCCTGCGGCTTGATATAGGCCACATACCAATCTTCCGTAAAACTTGTCGCCAATGCATTCAGCGCCGTGCTGAGCGAGCCCATTGCGGTCGCAAACAAGCCAGCCACGACCAGTCCACGAACTCCCGGCGGCATCTCGTGCACGATATACCAGGCGAAAACATCCTTCTTGGCCGGGTCTTGATAATGCACCCACAGCAACAGGCCGATTAGCAAAAAGCAGAGCACCACCGGGATGTCGAGCAGGCCAGACAGCATCAGAGCGCGGCGACTGCGCCGAATGTCGGGCGCGGTCAGCATCCGTTGAACCATGTCCTGATCGGTCCCGTGCGTCGCCATCGTGGTAAAAACCGAGCCCAGCAACGCCGCCCAGATCGTGTATTCGATTTCCAGAATCCCTTTCACATTCGCGCCGAAACTTTTCGTGTGATCGATTCCGCTGTCGAAAAACGCGGGAGCTTTCACCTGCGCCAGCACCGTGCTCCATCCGCCTGGCACTCCCTTGAAAAGCACAAAAATCGCAAACCCGATCGCGCCAAACATAATCGTCGCCTGAATCACATCCGTCCAAACCACCGCCTTGATCCCGCCGAGCGCGGTATAAACGGCTGTGATCGCCGTAATCAACACCAGAGCCGCCACATAGATCCAGATTTCCTGCATCGGCTGCAACTCGACTTGCGCGACCATTTCATAGGCAAAAACCAACACGATGGCCCCGACATAGAGGCGTGTGCCGCTGGCCAGCATTCGCGTGAAAAGGAAAATGAAGGACGCGCCATTTTTCGTCGTATTGCCGAAGCGCACCCGGAGAAAATCGTAGATCGAGACGACGCGATAGTCGTAGTAAGGCTTGATAAAGATGTAACTCACCAGCACCCGCGCCAGCACCGTGCCGATGGCGAGCTGGGCGTAGGTGAAATTTCGCAAGCCGTAGCCTTCGCCCGGTGCACCCAAGAAAGTCGCCGCGCTCACCTCCGCCGCCAAAATCGATCCCAGCACCGCCCACCAAGGTAGATTCCGGTCGCCGACGGCGAAGCCTTCCATGTCCGAACTGCCTCGCCCCTTGTAAAGACCAATACCGACGATCGCGACGAAATAGACGACGATAATCAGGCCATCGAGGAGAAAAGGGGAATTCATGCGGCGAAAAGAAGACCGTTTTTTCGTCGGGAAAGCAACCGGCTATTCGTGCTGGAGAATGTCGATCAAGGCAATGGTCAAAGACCGTCGGGCACGCCGCAGATCTGTCAAAAATCTTGCGAACGCCAGCCAGCGCGCCGGATGCCGCGCCAGCCAGAGAAGAATGGAAGTCGCCTGTATTTTTTGACGTGCCAAATCGTAGGTCACGGCAAAGGGAATCGGAATCGGCTGGCCCGGCGTGTCGGAAATCGTCCGTAGCACGAGCAGGGGAACGCCCATGGACACGGCGATCTGCGCCACGGTGGCCGACTCCATATCGACGCAATCCGCCTGGGCGGCGAGACGGGCGTGATCCTTTTCGATAACACTGGAACTCGAATGCAAAACAGCTCCGCGCAACCTGGATGGAATCGTGGAAAAATTCGTCGCGCAAAAGACGTCGCCGATTTTCCACTCATCAGTCAGCGCCCCGGCGAATCCGCCAGCGACAAGCTGGCTGGGACGATGTTTCTCCAGAAGCGTCGGCAGTTTTGCGGAAACAGATTCCGCTCCAACTCCGATCAGCTCCATTTGAATGGAACTCGGATGGGTTCTCAGCCAGCGAGCGAAATCCCGCGCCTCGTGCTCCAGCGCGAAAACCACCAGAATCATGGCGTCGGCAGCGGCGTGGCTTCGAGCGTGGGGAGTGGGAGATTGCGCTCGGCGGCCTGGTTGAGTTGGAGGCGCAGCTCGGGAAATTCCTTGCGCGGTGGCGTGCGTTGTTTCCAGAAAAACATCGCCGCCGCGCCCGCTGCGAACGCCAGCACGATGAGCAGGGTAGTTTTCATCGCGCCCAGTTTTCGCCGACTGCCCGTGGCTGGCAATGGGAAAATGGTTGCGAGCCGGCTGCGACTCGAATCAAACTCGACTCGTGAACACCCGACCACTCGACCACGGCAAAATCCTCGTTACCGGAGGCGCTGGCTTCATCGGCAGCGCGCTGGTTTGGGCGCTGAACCAGCGCGGACTCGAGAACATCGTCATCTGCGACATTCTCGGCTCCGACGAGAAATGGCGGAATCTGGTTCCGCTGCGTTACCTCGATTACGTGGAGGCGGCGGACGTGAAATCGCTCATCGAAACGAAGGCCGCGCCGTTGCGTGGAGTCGAGACGATTTTCCATCTCGGCGCGTGCTCGGCGACGACGGAAAAGGACGCGAGTTACCTCATTCGGAACAATTTTGAATTCACCAAGCTGCTGGCAGGCTGGG
Proteins encoded:
- a CDS encoding sodium:solute symporter produces the protein MNSPFLLDGLIIVVYFVAIVGIGLYKGRGSSDMEGFAVGDRNLPWWAVLGSILAAEVSAATFLGAPGEGYGLRNFTYAQLAIGTVLARVLVSYIFIKPYYDYRVVSIYDFLRVRFGNTTKNGASFIFLFTRMLASGTRLYVGAIVLVFAYEMVAQVELQPMQEIWIYVAALVLITAITAVYTALGGIKAVVWTDVIQATIMFGAIGFAIFVLFKGVPGGWSTVLAQVKAPAFFDSGIDHTKSFGANVKGILEIEYTIWAALLGSVFTTMATHGTDQDMVQRMLTAPDIRRSRRALMLSGLLDIPVVLCFLLIGLLLWVHYQDPAKKDVFAWYIVHEMPPGVRGLVVAGLFATAMGSLSTALNALATSFTEDWYVAYIKPQATSAQIVRAARWSTVVFSVLLIVVGGLTAYGRIVLHLRIIPIVLGIFGYTYGSLLGVFLVGMLSKRRGSNTGNVLAMLAGFIVTALLSGLHITIGILLGLLPSTASGKTLWPFIEIEFPWRILFGTVVTFVVAILFRTPEKQVWAAEDHIRNASAAN